The following are encoded together in the Phragmites australis chromosome 19, lpPhrAust1.1, whole genome shotgun sequence genome:
- the LOC133900937 gene encoding MEIOTIC F-BOX protein MOF-like: MPGSRRAKKAAMSGQEDRISALPDGVIQHILGFLPADEAVETSVLARRWRHLWRSMRRLRITYKDDRWECDNDFIKFVDGLLLLRHPGLALDEVELRVYPFDHEDGTFIKIWIRHALFCQAKVLVIDFDIDFPFTLDAPLLSQHLRRLELGYLGLKENSLDFARCPALEVLEITNCRLDTCRILSQSVKHLRIKNCDFFSPKRIRISAPNLVSLQICYFDGKAPLLEKMASLETAIFSIDIEDYCDKSAYGESCGDCLNCCSNNDHNSGDLLGGLSSATNLELITYSGALILRRWCPTFSRLKTLLLNMPGEDNDLHSLVCILERSPVLEKLTLQLSEEPQGTGESEGSYHPMEQLPAVSEHLNTVEIKCKEVDERVCKILKFLGRFIKHVNINLAGKP; encoded by the exons ATGCCTGGCTCAAGAAGGGCCAAGAAAGCGGCGATGTCAGGCCAGGAGGACCGGATCAGCGCCCTGCCGGACGGAGTTATCCAGCACATCCTTGGGTTCCTGCCGGCGGATGAGGCGGTGGAGACGAGCGTCCTCGCCCGGCGCTGGCGTCACCTGTGGCGGTCCATGCGACGCCTGCGCATCACCTACAAAGACGACAGGTGGGAGTGTGATAATGATTTTATCAAGTTCGTGGACGGCCTGCTGCTCCTCCGACACCCCGGTTTGGCTCTTGATGAGGTCGAGCTCAGAGTGTATCCATTCGACCACGAAGATGGTACATTCATCAAGATTTGGATCCGGCATGCTTTGTTCTGCCAAGCTAAGGTGCTCGTTATCGATTTCGATATTGATTTCCCCTTCACATTGGACGCCCCTCTGCTCTCCCAGCATTTGCGAAGATTGGAACTTGGTTATTTGGGCTTGAAGGAGAACTCTCTTGATTTTGCAAGATGTCCAGCATTGGAGGTTCTTGAGATAACAAACTGCAGATTAGACACTTGTAGGATATTGTCCCAATCAGTAAAGCACCTGAGAATCAAGAACTGCGATTTTTTTAGCCCCAAACGGATTCGTATTTCTGCACCTAACCTCGTTTCGCTGCAAATTTGCTATTTCGATGGTAAAGCTCCTTTGCTTGAAAAGATGGCTTCATTAGAAACCGCAATTTTCAGCATCGACATCGAGGATTACTGTGATAAAAGTGCCTATGGGGAATCTTGTGGTGATTGTCTGAATTGCTGTAGCAATAATGACCATAACAGCGGCGACCTTCTTGGAGGTTTGTCGAGTGCTACGAATTTGGAACTAATTACTTACTCGGGAGCG CTTATTTTGAGAAGGTGGTGCCCTACATTTAGTAGGTTGAAGACACTATTGCTCAATATGCCAGGCGAGGATAATGACCTTCATTCACTAGTTTGCATTCTAGAACGTTCACCAGTTCTTGAGAAGCTGACTCTTCAACTATCTGAG GAACCGCAAGGGACAGGAGAATCAGAAGGAAGCTACCATCCAATGGAGCAATTGCCTGCAGTATCTGAACACCTTAATACAGTTGAAATCAAATGTAAAGAGGTTGATGAGAGGGTttgcaaaattttgaaattcCTGGGCAGATTTATCAAACATGTTAACATCAACCTAGCTGGCAAACCGTGA